CAAACATCTGATTTTTTTGTAAGATATTTTAGGAGGTCTTGTCAGAAATATTCCTATACGAGATGTACCGAAATTTGCTACAGATTTAAAAAAGCTTTCTTTACTTGATTACTCTAAAGATCATGTACACTATCCTGTAAATACTGGGGTATAGGTAGTCATAGAGGATGTGCTATACTTGGAGCACTACATGCAATCCAGAGATTACTACCCCCGAGTTGATTCGTTATTTTTGTTTGAAGTTCCCTATAAAGAATGGAGAAAAGCATGATAAGGACGCTGAGAATACTACTTATTATTTTGCTTACGTTACTTGCGTCAGGATGCCAGAACAAAAATTCAAATTATCAAATTGTTTTTTCTGAGTCTGATGTTACGCCCGTTACTTCCCAAAATAGCGAACCTTTCCCGATACGAGTGGCAATTTCAAGTGTACTATCGCCGAGTGATACGGTTATGTACTACAGAAAAATTGCAGATTATCTGGGTGAGAAACTCAATAGGCCAGCAATTCTTATTCAGCGCAAGAGTTACCATGAATTAAGCATGCTAATGATGAACGGTGGTGCTGACATAGCCTTGCTTTCATCGGGTGCGTATTTAACTTACAAACAAGTCGAGGGATTTGAAGCAATTGCAATGCAGGAGCGAATGGGAGTACCGTACTATTATGGTTATCTTGTTGTAAATCGTGACAGCAATATTATAGATATCAATAATTTAAGAGGAAAAAGTGTCGCCATTACCGATCCCACCAGTTATTCCAGTTATATTTTTGTAAGCGAAAAGTTAGCTGATTTTGGTGAAACTCCGGAGCATTTCTTTGGCAGCTATGTTTATACGTACAATCATGAAAACTCTCTGAAAGCAGTAATAGATAGGGTTGTTGATGCTGCTGCTGTGAATAGTTTGGTTTACGAACAAGCCAAACTAAAAAATCCTGAATTAGCAGATACGTTACAAATTATTGCTAAGTCAGAGCCAACAGGTACCAGTCCAGTGGTAATCAGTAGCAGTTTACCAGATGAAGAAAAGAAAATTATTAGAGAGAGTTTTTTAACCATTCACGAGCAAGAAACCATAAAACCAGCGTTGCAGGGTTTATGCATTGATCGATTTGTTCCTTTTGATCCGCAATTATATGACACCGCTTACAGTACAGGGTTTTATAAATGAGGTCACTTATGAGATGGATGAAAAAATTTCAGATAAACCAAAAGATATTTGGAACTATTATCGTTGCGCTACTCTTTCTTGCCTCAGTTTTAGGATGGATCATTTGGGATTCACTTACAAAAATGATGGGTGAAGAGCTTACGAAACGCGGAGTCAATATTGCGAATAATATTGCGGCATTGTCCTCTGACTACATTCTTACTGATGATCAATTTTCAATTCATCTCCTCATCTCCCAGGCACAAAAAGCGAATGAAGATGTTCGTTATATCTTGATAATCAATAGTAATAACAGTCTTGTAGGGCACACGTTCTCCAATCACATACCAAAGGGAATATTACCTTCACATACTCCTAATGGCTTAAATAGTCAACAAGTTGCCACACTAACTTCAGACGAAGGGAATATCCACGATATCCTCGTTCCCATAGAAGGAGGAGAGGTAGGATTTGTTCGCGTTGGCATGGAGGAAAAACAGGCAAAAACCTATATTTTCATTAAGATTGGTGAATTGATTTTAGCGACATTATTGGTTTGCATAGCAACTGCTGGAATCACTTATTATGTGACTCGCTTTATTACGAAACCGATTAATAGTTTGGTTGCTGTTGCAACAGGCATATCAGCTGGAAATTTGACTTTGAGGGCTAAAGTAACAAGTGAAGACGAAGTAGGGAAACTAGCGCAAGCTTTCAATGAAATGGCTGACAACTTAATTAACTCTAACACTGAGGTAGAAACACTATTGAAGGAACTTCAAGAAAAAGACAAGCTTCGAGACACGCTTATCTTGAAGCTGTTATCTGCTCAGGAGGATGAGAGAAAAAGAATTTCTCGTGAACTTCATGATGAAACAAGCCAAGCTCTTACTTCTCTGATGGTCACAATGCGTGTTTTGGCTAATGAAGCTAAAGATATCGAACAGCAGGAGTTGTTGAACTCCAGCCGAGAGATTGCGGCAAGTATTTTGCGAGAAATTAGAGATTTAGCGGTAGAATTAAGGCCACCCATTTTAGATGATATGGGTTTAATCCCGGCAATAAAGAAATATACTAGAAAGTTTGAAGAGAAATACGGTATTGCGGTTATCCTATTCGTCCCTAAAGATGAAATGATTATCGATAATCATGCTGCTGTAGCCTTGTATCGAATTCTTCAAGAAAGCCTAACTAATGTAGTCAAGCATACAGTAGCCACCCAGATTGTGATTAATATGAGCATCGTAGATCATGGTATACAATTGACGATCCATGATAACGGGCACGGTATCCAGCAGGAGGATTTTGAAAGGGCTCGCCAGCAAAATCGAATTGGAATATATGGTATGAAGGAAAGAGCCGAGTTGCTTGGCGGTTCTTTCTCTGTCAAAACTACGAATATCGGTGGGACCGAACTCATGGTGTCTATCCCGCTACCATTGGAAAAAGGGGGCAGTAATGGAACAGACAGTCCAAATCATGCTAGTTGATGACCACTCTTTACTGAGATCGGGCTTAAAACTGCTACTGCATAAGAAACCATCCTTAAAAGTTGTAGGTGAAGCTGCCGATGGAGTGGAAGCAATTCGGCTTTATGAAGATATAAGACCTCATATTTTAATACTCGACATCAGTATGCCACGCCTGGACGGAATTCAAGTTCTCAGAGAAATAAAAATGCGTCATGAACAAGCTAAAGTAATTGTACTTACAATGCATGAAGATGAAGACTACATAACATCTATCATGCATGCAGGGGCTTCAGGTTACGTTCCTAAGGCGGCAGTAGATGAAGAATTATATACAGCTATTGATACCGTTATGAACGGATATGTATACCTTCGGCCAAAAGAAACTCAGACATTGATTTCATCAATACTTAAAAGAACGCCGTCAGAAACCGATTCACGAAATCCTTACGTAATTTTAAGTCCCCGCGAACGTGAGGTCTTACGGTTTCTTGCAAGAGGATATTCTCTAGTTGAGACGGCTCAGGAATTAATGTTGAGTATCAAAACAGTTGATACTCATAAGACGAGAATTATGAATAAACTTAACGTTTCTAGAAAAAGGGAACTTGTTGAATATGCGATGAAATATAATCTTTTAAATGACGAACAAGCATAATACGTGGATGAGATGACCTGTACAGAAAATAAGCCGATCGCACCATCGCGATCAGCTTATTTTTATTTTTGCAGAATTTCATCATCATCTTCCGATAGTACCCGTATTGCTCCGGTTAGCTTTCTTGCTGTGATGTACCTTTATCGGCAGAACGGAGCGGTATTTCTTTGAGGAAGAAGACCAACACCAGTGCGACAACCAAGATCCCAGCCCCAGTAAAAAACACAGTTGACAGCGTATCGCTCAATACGGATCGGAGCATATCCATCATTTGTGCAAAATACAATTGAAGTCCTTCCGGCAACGTAGCTTCAATCATCTTTAATTTTGGTTGATCCAATAGAACTTGCGGATTTAGAAATGGTACCAGTTGTTCCGCTTGCTGTGGGTCTAATTGAGACAGATTCAGACCTTCTCCTGAAGCAATCGTTTCTTCCAACTTCCGCTTAAGTATGGAGTTCATGATAGAACCGAATACAGCGATCCCAATCGTTCCTCCTAAATTTCTAAACAAGGTTGCTGTAGCCGTTACCACACCCAGTTGGTTTAACGGAACTGCATTTTGAGCAGCTAATGTAAAGACTGGCATCCCTAATCCTAGTCCCAATCCAAACAAACACATACTCACCACAGCTAATGCAATACTGTTCATAAATCCCATCAGCAACATACCCAGGATCATGAAAAAGATACCGAAAATTGCATAGCGCTTGTATTTTCCTGATTTAGATATCCATCGACCAGCCATACTGCTCAGTATGACCATCATCAATGACATAGGCATATTAACAAATCCAGATTGGGTCGGACTTAAGCCCTTAACGCCCTGTACGAAAAAAGGCAAATATACCATAGCCCCCATCATTCCTGCATTCATAAGAAATCCAACAACGTTAGAATTGGTTACAATCCCGTTTTTAAAAAGGGACAATGGCAAAACGGGGCTTTTTACTTTGCGTTCAATCAGAATCAAAATGACAGCGAAGATTAGCGCTGCTATAAACAGTCCAATAATCTCTATGGAGTTCCATGAATATTTTGATCCTGCCCAAGAAAAGCCTAATAAAAGCGTAATAATGAAAAGAGACAAAAAGAGCGAACCCCAATAATCAATCGATTCAGATTGAACACGGGGTGTCTTTGGAAACATCCGTAAGATCATCATAAAAGCGACAATTCCAAGAGGCAAAAACGCCCAAAACAACCATTTCCAATCCATATTATCAATCATGATACCACCTAAGGTCGGTCCAACAACGCTGGAAAAACCGAAAATAGCCATCATGAGTCCTGTCCATTTCGCTCTTTCACGAGGCATAAATAAATCACCAACGGCCATTGTCGTGACGGACATCAAAACTCCACCACCTATGCCCTGAATTCCTCGATACACAATCATCTGAAAGATATTAGTGGATAAGCCGGTAAGAAAGGAACCCAACATGAAAATGACAATTCCAGTTAATAGGAACGGTTTTCGTCCGTAGATATCCGATAACTTACCAACCAAAATAGTAGCCACCGTAGAGGTTAGCATATAAACCGTGATGACCCATGAGTAATAATCCAAGCCGCCCAACATAGCGATAATCCTTGGCATAGCTGAACTGACAAGCGTTTGATTGATGGCCGCAAAAAACATCGATGCCATTAACGCGATCATTACAACAACTTTTTGTTTCTGTGATAAGTTCTCCATTCCATTCCCCTTTACTATTGTTTTAAAACTTATATCTTGATAAAATAATTAGGTAGGAAACCTAATGAATATTATAAGGCTGATTTTT
This is a stretch of genomic DNA from Brevibacillus laterosporus DSM 25. It encodes these proteins:
- the phnD gene encoding phosphate/phosphite/phosphonate ABC transporter substrate-binding protein, with the translated sequence MIRTLRILLIILLTLLASGCQNKNSNYQIVFSESDVTPVTSQNSEPFPIRVAISSVLSPSDTVMYYRKIADYLGEKLNRPAILIQRKSYHELSMLMMNGGADIALLSSGAYLTYKQVEGFEAIAMQERMGVPYYYGYLVVNRDSNIIDINNLRGKSVAITDPTSYSSYIFVSEKLADFGETPEHFFGSYVYTYNHENSLKAVIDRVVDAAAVNSLVYEQAKLKNPELADTLQIIAKSEPTGTSPVVISSSLPDEEKKIIRESFLTIHEQETIKPALQGLCIDRFVPFDPQLYDTAYSTGFYK
- a CDS encoding sensor histidine kinase, producing the protein MRWMKKFQINQKIFGTIIVALLFLASVLGWIIWDSLTKMMGEELTKRGVNIANNIAALSSDYILTDDQFSIHLLISQAQKANEDVRYILIINSNNSLVGHTFSNHIPKGILPSHTPNGLNSQQVATLTSDEGNIHDILVPIEGGEVGFVRVGMEEKQAKTYIFIKIGELILATLLVCIATAGITYYVTRFITKPINSLVAVATGISAGNLTLRAKVTSEDEVGKLAQAFNEMADNLINSNTEVETLLKELQEKDKLRDTLILKLLSAQEDERKRISRELHDETSQALTSLMVTMRVLANEAKDIEQQELLNSSREIAASILREIRDLAVELRPPILDDMGLIPAIKKYTRKFEEKYGIAVILFVPKDEMIIDNHAAVALYRILQESLTNVVKHTVATQIVINMSIVDHGIQLTIHDNGHGIQQEDFERARQQNRIGIYGMKERAELLGGSFSVKTTNIGGTELMVSIPLPLEKGGSNGTDSPNHAS
- a CDS encoding response regulator, which translates into the protein MEQTVQIMLVDDHSLLRSGLKLLLHKKPSLKVVGEAADGVEAIRLYEDIRPHILILDISMPRLDGIQVLREIKMRHEQAKVIVLTMHEDEDYITSIMHAGASGYVPKAAVDEELYTAIDTVMNGYVYLRPKETQTLISSILKRTPSETDSRNPYVILSPREREVLRFLARGYSLVETAQELMLSIKTVDTHKTRIMNKLNVSRKRELVEYAMKYNLLNDEQA
- a CDS encoding MDR family MFS transporter, translating into MENLSQKQKVVVMIALMASMFFAAINQTLVSSAMPRIIAMLGGLDYYSWVITVYMLTSTVATILVGKLSDIYGRKPFLLTGIVIFMLGSFLTGLSTNIFQMIVYRGIQGIGGGVLMSVTTMAVGDLFMPRERAKWTGLMMAIFGFSSVVGPTLGGIMIDNMDWKWLFWAFLPLGIVAFMMILRMFPKTPRVQSESIDYWGSLFLSLFIITLLLGFSWAGSKYSWNSIEIIGLFIAALIFAVILILIERKVKSPVLPLSLFKNGIVTNSNVVGFLMNAGMMGAMVYLPFFVQGVKGLSPTQSGFVNMPMSLMMVILSSMAGRWISKSGKYKRYAIFGIFFMILGMLLMGFMNSIALAVVSMCLFGLGLGLGMPVFTLAAQNAVPLNQLGVVTATATLFRNLGGTIGIAVFGSIMNSILKRKLEETIASGEGLNLSQLDPQQAEQLVPFLNPQVLLDQPKLKMIEATLPEGLQLYFAQMMDMLRSVLSDTLSTVFFTGAGILVVALVLVFFLKEIPLRSADKGTSQQES